The sequence below is a genomic window from Spinacia oleracea cultivar Varoflay unplaced genomic scaffold, BTI_SOV_V1 SOVchr0_016, whole genome shotgun sequence.
tgtgttctgatttcacgtcgaacttgggctatatttatagaaaagaatttgtggaaagatagaattgcagagctctaattcacaaagaattaggaaaaaacacgtacccaggtaattccagcgcccaggcctgggcgccgaagatttcggcgcccagagccaggcgttgaaaatagggcctgggctgttttcttagtcagattcggattcctgaaatccgtagtgtttgagacttaatcgagtcttttagtgcgtatcaatttcatgacggaatgcgtctgggcccgttacgaactctaggctcgttaggattttaattaatacgtaactcttatttccgaatcatattaggaataggattctcgcagttttttatctcatttacgatttatgttggagtgcaacacctaattctcacaggtttctatcttttatgacttgccacttttagaagctaccctttacggtagttactatttttagcaggtttctataaatagcaggtttcgggtgaaatgaagaggggaattgagattcgttattttataggagatgcgttgtcaagtggagatttatattttcatcatcgaaccttccctttcgggaatggggacaaaagtaggtgtctacattaaCCTTCCTTGAGCAAAAAGTCTTTTCTTGTTCACATGTGGTAGATCATAATTATTTGAACCCTTGGCTTTTAGTATTTCATTCATCACATATTGGTATGATAACCAAACATTTCCAAGTGTTCTTGCCTCTAACTCATAATAAGCTTGGTTAACTGCATCCAACATGTCATCAACATCCTTTGGCATTTTCTTGTGCATtaaactttgaatacttttgaaAAAACCCAAGTCTAATATGTTCAAGTCCGGACTGTTTGGTGGTTGTTGGACTAGAATGAAAGTGAAGTCACCTTGTTGATGTGCTTGTTGCCATATAGCATCAGATTGAGTGATGTGTGTTCTTGCATTGTCTTGTTGTATGAATATTGTTTTTGGCCCTTCACTTGGAGGCCATTTTTGCATGATTGCTGGAACAATTTGATTGATGAGCATGTCCCTTGTCTCTTCTTTTCTGACTGATTCAACTACTTTAGTCACCATTGTCCCCTTATCTCTATTTTTTGAATTCCTCTTTGCTGCTTCTTGATAAGTGAATGGAAAGATCCCCAATTTGCCATCAAATGTGCATTCATCTTGAGCATTGAATCTAGGCCTTGCAACTGCTACTGTGAACATTACCTTTGGTATGAATTTGCTTGACTTTCCCGATCTGTATTTGCCCCTTTAATGCTTCACCAAATACACCCTTTGTGTTTTTTTGCTCAAGTAGAACCACTTTTCATCAATATGCACAAAATTAAACATTGGTTGGTATTGCCTCTTTGTTTGTGGACTATCCCCTTCTAGTAAATCTAGGACCCATTTGACCCTGTGTAGCATGTTGGGGTCTTGCAACCCCGGATGTAGGGGATTTGTGTGTTCCCTAACATCACCCTTTTTTATCATTCTCCAAAGTGTTGTTGCTCCAATATCTAGCATCTCTGCCAAATCCCTAATGCATGTTCTGTCCCCCATGGTTAGGCTTGTGATTGTGTCTTGTTCAACTTGAATGCGTTTCCTGCCAGCATTTTTTTGCCTTTGTTGCCATGTTGTATCTCTGGAATGCCTCTTTTTGTGCCATTGCTTGCTTCCAAATTCTTCTGACTGTTCTTGGATGCACATTGTACATTTGAGCAATATGTTTATATGCTCCATAATATGGTTTGTCTTTGTCCCTTTTGCGATGGTTGTTCAACAACCGCATCAGAATTTGCACCTTTGTGTCACAGCGGAGCCTTGGCTTCTTCTTGCGTTGATGATCCCGTATTCCTACATGTTGCTGAAAATTGTGTTGATGCTGCTCTGGTGTCTCATTGAGATCAAATGGAAAAACTATGTGTTCCATGTCCCCTGTTTCTTCTGCTGCTTCATTCAAGTCGAAAAAAGTCTCCTCCTCGTCAATGTGGTCACCATCATCATCTGATTCTAGTATCCACGCATCattatgtagacacctacttttgtccccattcccgaaagggaaggttcgatgatgaaaacataaatctccacttgacaacgcatctccaataaaataacgaatctcattaccccttttcatttcacccgaaacctgctatttatagaaacctgctatttatggaaacctgctaaaaatagtagctgccgtaatgggcagctgttaaaagtggcaagtcataaaagatagaaacctgtcagaattaggtgttgcactccaacataaatcctaaatgagatagaaaactgcgagaatcctattcctaatatgattcggaaataagagttacgtattaattaaaatcctaacgagcctagagttcgtaacgggcccagacgaattccgtcataaaattaatacgcactaaaagactcgattaagtctcatacgctccggattctaggagtccgaatctgacaaagaactcggcacagacatcactttcaacgcccagagctgggcgccgaaatctttaacgcccagccctgggcgtcgaaattgcatggatctctattttcaacgcccagccctgggcgccgaaatctttgacgcccagagctgggcgctgaaaatacctggtacgtgtt
It includes:
- the LOC110789995 gene encoding uncharacterized protein; protein product: MFTVAVARPRFNAQDECTFDGKLGIFPFTYQEAAKRNSKNRDKGTMVTKVVESVRKEETRDMLINQIVPAIMQKWPPSEGPKTIFIQQDNARTHITQSDAIWQQAHQQGDFTFILVQQPPNSPDLNILDLGFFKSIQSLMHKKMPKDVDDMLDAVNQAYYELEARTLGNVWLSYQYVMNEILKAKGSNNYDLPHVNKKRLFAQGRLM